One region of Gouania willdenowi chromosome 13, fGouWil2.1, whole genome shotgun sequence genomic DNA includes:
- the tlcd5a gene encoding TLC domain-containing protein 5a: MALLVICAFLSLSCWLSFYLILGYVNSSRSCEWNCRLVTLVHGILAVCVTAYIGYVDGPWPFAYPGTVNTPLQISALILSLGYFIFDMAWCVYFRTEGPVMLAHHTMSILGILLTLWLGESGIEGCAVLFGSEITNPLLQTRWFLKQTGRYRTLLGDVVDVLFMLLFVVMRVFVGGTMLYCELISPRPRFFIKCGGVAMYALSWIFMVDIVKFAMRKSRRWNQEQTDSQETVASNGHKGKQD, translated from the exons ATGGCACTGCTTGTGATTTGTGCGTTCCTGTCTCTGTCCTGCTGGCTGTCGTTTTACCTCATTCTGGGTTACGTTAATAGTTCCAGAAGCTGCGAATGGAACTGCCGCCTGGTCACCCTCGTGCACGGCATCCTTGCAGTGTGTGTTACAGCGTACATAGGCTACGTGGACGGACCATGGCCTTTTGCTTATCCAG gtACTGTGAACACGCCTCTACAGATCAGTGCCTTGATTTTAAGCTTGGGCTACTTCATCTTTGACATGGCCTGGTGCGTTTACTTCCGCACAGAAGGCCCCGTTATGCTAGCCCACCACACCATGAGCATCCTGGGAATCCTGCTGACTCTATGGTTGGGGGAGTCCGGCATTGAGGGATGCGCCGTGCTCTTTGGCAGTGAAATCACCAACCCCCTCCTGCAGACACGCTGGTTCCTCAAACAGACAGGACGCTACAGGACCCTACTGGGCGATGTGGTGGACGTTCTGTTCatgctgctgtttgttgtgATGCGAGTCTTCGTGGGAGGCACAATGCTGTACTGTGAGCTGATCTCTCCCAGGCCTAGATTCTTCATCAAGTGCGGAGGCGTAGCCATGTACGCTCTGTCCTGGATCTTCATGGTGGACATTGTTAAATTTGCCATGCGTAAAAGTAGAAGATGGAACCAAGAGCAAACAGACTCCCAGGAAACTGTTGCTTCCAACGGTCACAAAGGGAAACAGGACTGA